A genomic region of Parambassis ranga chromosome 7, fParRan2.1, whole genome shotgun sequence contains the following coding sequences:
- the LOC114438159 gene encoding ral GTPase-activating protein subunit beta-like isoform X10, which produces MYSDWRSLQLVVQSDQGHLSVLHTYPTSVGTEVANAVVKPLGTAVSPVATENILKTDKEVKWTMEVLCYGLTLPLEGDTVRLCVDVYTDWMMALVSPRDSMPQPVVKEPNMYVQTILKHLYNVFVPRPEQHGPNHIRLCQQVLTAVQKLARESVSMVRETWEVLLLFLLRINDTLLAPPTAGVGVAEKLADKLMAVLFEVWLLACARCFPTPPYWKTAREMLANWRHHPPVVEQWSRVACALTSRLLRFTHGPSFPPFKVPDEDASLIPLEMDNDCVAQTWYRFLHMLSNPVDLSNPAIVSTTPKFQEQFLNSSGIPHEVVLHPCLKQLPQIFFRAMRGVSCLVDAFLGISRPRADSAPPTPVNRMSMSPPPSIANTTPPHSRKQRHTVVTKTTSKSSTGSGNQPTKASQQQQQQQTSSSPTLLSSPNQSSWESRPLPAPARPKVNSILNLFGQWLFDAALVHCKLHSGLSRDPSMTAIATQVGLELRRKGSQMSTDSMVPNPLFDTNEFPESYEAGRAEACGTLCRIFCSKKTGEDILPVYLSRFYMVLIQGLQISDFICRPVLASIILNSSSLFCTDLKGINVVVPYFIAALETIVPDRELSKFKIYVNPTDLRRASINILLAMLPLPHHFGNIKSEVLLEGKFNEEDGWPHDQPVSFLSLRLRLVNVLIGALQTETDPTNTQLILGAMLNIVQDSALLESIGAQTETGSIDGSHVAGKSQSHSRTNSGVSFTSGGSTEATSPDSERPAQALLRDYDTAAGLLVRSIHLVTQRLNSQWRQDMSISLAALELLAGLAKVKVGVDSADRKRAVSSICGYIVYQCSRPAPLQSRDLHSMIVAAFQFLCVWLTEHPDMLDEKDCLVEVLEIVELGISGSKSRQDQEVRHKGEKEHNPASMRVKDAAEATLSCIMQVLGAFPSPSGPASTCSLLNEDTLIRYARLSATGASNFRYFVLDNSVILAMLEQPLGNEQNPSPSVTVLIRGTAGRHAWTMQLFHQPRGARANQRVFVPEGRPKPQNNVGIKYNVKQRPFPEEVDKIPLVKADVSIPDLDDIVSKELEVQHDKLRILMTKQIEYENALERHSEENFKSKPFPDPQTDCKPPPPSQEFQTARLFLSHFGFLSLEALKEPNNSRLPPHLIGLESSLPGFFDDISYLDLLPCRPFDTVFIFYVRAGQKSSHEILRNVESSASVQPHFLEFLLSLGWPVDVGRHPGWTGHLDTSWSLNSCSDSNDMLQGEEAATPEDTGGSVFNGEKKVLYYADALTEIAFVVPSLTENSEESSVHSDSTVEADTNTDLMPAMLKQPNLTLELFPNHSENLESAKKLSPLVKTKRSSTGKSFPQLGPETKVFVVWVERFDDIENFPLSDLLAETSTGLEASTSNSTSCRSGLLEKDVPLIFIHPLKTGLFRIRLHGAVGKFGMVIPLVDGMVVSRRALGFLVRQTVINVCRRKRLESDLYNPPHVRRKQKITEIVQRYRNKQLEPEFYTSLFHEVGEGKPHL; this is translated from the exons GTGAAATGGACCATGGAAGTGCTATGTTACGGACTGACCCTCCCCTTAGAGGGGGAcactgtcaggctgtgtgtggatgtgtacaCAGACTGGATGATGGCCCTGGTGTCACCCCGGGACTCAATGCCTCAGCCTGTTGTGAAGGAGCCCAATATGTATGTCCAAACCATTCTCAAGCACCTCTACAATGTCTTTGTGCCAAG GCCTGAACAGCATGGTCCAAACCACATCAGGCTTTGCCAGCAGGTTCTGACTGCAGTTCAGAAGCTGGCACGGGaatctgtttccatggtgagGGAAACCtgggaggtgctgctgctcttcctgctTCGCATCAATGATACATTACTTGCACCACCCACAGCTGGAG TAGGGGTAGCTGAGAAACTGGCAGACAAACTTATGGCAGTGCTGTTTGAGGTGTGGCTGCTTGCATGTGCCCGCTGCTTTCCGACACCACCATATTGGAAGACAGCAAGAGAGATGCTGGCCAACTGGAGACATCACCCTCCTGTTGTAGAGCAATGGAGCAGAGTGGCATGTGCTCTGACCTCCAG aCTTTTGCGGTTTACCCACGGACCATCCTTCCCACCTTTTAAAGTTCCAGATGAGGATGCCAGTTTGATTCCATTAGAGATGGACAATGACTGTGTGGCACAGACGTGGTATCGATTTCTCCACATGCTCAG CAACCCAGTGGACCTGAGCAACCCTGCTATAGTGAGCACCACTCCAAAGTTTCAGGAACAGTTCCTTAACTCAAGTGGCATCCCCCATGAGGTGGTGTTGCATCCATGCTTGAAACAGCTACCCCAGATCTTCTTCAGGGCTATGAGGGGTGTCAGTTGCTTAGTGGATGCCTTCTTGG GTATATCCCGACCCAGGGCTGACAGTGCTCCACCCACCCCAGTCAATAGAATGAGCATGTCGCCTCCCCCCTCCATTGCCAACACCACGCCCCCTCACAGCCGCAAGCAGCGGCATACAGTGGTCACCAAAACTACAAGCAAGAGTTCAACT GGCAGTGGTAATCAACCAACCAAAGCAtcccagcagcaacagcagcagcagacttcGTCCTCCCCAACCCTGCTTTCCAGCCCCAACCAGAGCAGCTGGGAGTCTCGGCCCCTCCCTGCTCCAGCACGGCCAAAGGTCAACAGCATCCTTAACCTGTTCGGCCAGTGGCTTTTTGATGCCGCTCTGGTCCACTGTAAGCTCCACAGCGGCCTCAGCCGAGACCCCAGCATGACCG CGATAGCCACTCAGGTGGGTCTGGAACTGAGAAGGAAGGGTTCCCAAATGTCCACTGACTCCATGGTGCCCAATCCACTGTTTGATACCAATGAGTTCCCCGAGAGCTATGAAGCAGGACGAGCTGAAGCCTGTGGAACTCTGTGTCGTATCTTCTGTAGCAAGAAAACTGGAGAGGATATTCTGCCTGTTTACCTGTCCAG GTTCTACATGGTCTTGATTCAAGGTCTCCAGATTTCTGATTTCATCTGTAGACCAGTTCTGGCTTCTATCATTCTCAATTCGTCATCACTCTTCTGTACTGACCTGAAGGGCATCAATGTGGTGGTGCCATACTTCATAGCTGCACTGGAGACTATTGTGCCAGACAG GGAGCTGTCCAAATTCAAGATCTATGTAAATCCTACTGACCTGAGGAGAGCTTCCATCAACATCTTGCTTGCTATGCTGCCACTGCCGCATCATTTTGGCAACATAAAGTCAGAG GTTTTGTTGGAGGGGAAGTTCAATGAGGAAGATGGGTGGCCTCACGACCAGCCTGTGTCTTTCTTGTCACTGAGACTACGCCTTGTCAATGTCCTCATAGGagcgctgcagacagagactgaCCCAACCAACACACAGCTTATCTTAG gTGCAATGCTTAATATAGTTCAAGACTCTGCGTTGTTAGAGTCCATAGGTGCACAGACTGAAACG GGGAGTATAGACGGGAGCCATGTGGCAGGAAAGAGTCAAAGTCACAGCCGGACAAACAGTGGCGTCAGCTTCACCAGTGGAGGCAGCACAGAGGCCACCAGCCCAGACTCTGAGCGTCCTGCACAGGCACTGCTCCGGGACTACG ATACAGCGGCAGGCCTGCTAGTGCGCAGCATCCACTTGGTCACTCAGAGGCTCAACTCCCAGTGGAGGCAAGACATGAGCATCTCACTGGCTGCCCTCGAGCTGCTGGCTGGACTAGCCAAG GTAAAAGTGGGAGTAGACTCTGCAGACCGTAAGCGTGCTGTCAGCTCTATATGCGGCTACATTGTGTACCAGTGTAGCCGTCCAGCTCCTCTGCAGTCCAGAGACCTCCACTCCATGATTGTAGCTGCCTTccagttcctgtgtgtgtggctcacagAGCACCCTGACATGCTGGATGAGAAG GATTGTTTGGTTGAGGTTTTAGAGATTGTGGAGCTGGGAATCTCAGGCAGCAAGTCCAGGCAAGATCAGGAAGTCCGACACAAGGGAGAGAAGGAGCACAACCCTGCTTCAATGAGAGTAAAGGATGCTGCTGAAGCAACGTTGTCCTG TATCATGCAGGTGTTGGGGGCTTTCCCTTCTCCCAGTGGGCctgcctccacctgcagcttgCTGAATGAAGATACCCTAATCCGTTATGCCAGGCTCAGTGCTACAGGAGCAAGTAACTTCCGCTACTTTGTCCTGGACAACTCTGTTATCCTCGCAATGCTGGAGCAACCACTTGGCAACGAGCAGA ACCCCAGCCCATCAGTGACCGTTTTGATTCGAGGGACAGCTGGCAGACACGCTTGGACCATGCAGCTATTCCATCAACCAAGAGGAGCTCGGGCTAATCAGAGG GTGTTTGTTCCAGAGGGCCGTCCAAAACCTCAAAATAATGTGGGGATCAAATACAACGTCAAGCAGAGGCCCTTCCCTGAAGAAGTGGATAAGATCCCTCTTGTCAAAGCTGATGTCAGCATCCCTGACCTGGACGACATTGTCAGTAAGGAG CTGGAAGTTCAGCATGACAAGCTTCGCATACTAATGACCAAGCAGATAGAGTATGAGAATGCCTTGGAGCGCCACAGTGAGGAAAACTTCAAGTCCAAGCCTTTCCCAGACCCACAGACAGACTGCAAACCCCCTCCACCTTCACAGGAGTTCCAGACAGCTCGCCTCTTCCTCTCCCACTTTGGCTTTCTGTCTCTGGAGGCCCTTAAG GAACCCAACAACAGCCGTCTACCTCCTCATCTGATTGGGTTGGAGTCGTCCTTACCAGGGTTTTTTGATGACATCAGCTACCTGGACCTGCTTCCCTGCCGACCATTcgacactgtttttattttttatgtgagGGCTGGACAAAAGAGCAGCCATGAG ATTCTGAGGAATGTGGAGTCATCAGCCAGTGTCCAGCCTCACTTCTTGGAGTTTCTGTTGTCCTTGGGCTGGCCTGTGGATGTGGGACGCCATCCAGGGTGGACAGGACACTTAGACACCAGCTGGTCCCTGAATTCCTGCTCTGACAGCAACGACATGCTACAAGGAG AGGAAGCAGCCACTCCTGAGGACACAGGAGGTTCAGTGTTCAACGGGGAGAAGAAGGTTCTGTACTATGCTGATGCTCTGACAGAGATTGCATTTGTGGTTCCGTCTCTAACTGAAAATTCTG AGGAATCATCAGTGCACAGTGACTCCACAGTGGaggcagacacaaacacagacctcaTGCCAGCTATGCTGAAACAACCCAATCTCACACTGGAACTGTTCCCCAACCATTCTGAAAACCTGGAGTCTGCCAAAAAG CTTAGTCCTTTGGTGAAGACGAAAAGGTCATCAACTGGAAAGTCTTTCCCTCAGCTGGGGCCTGAAACAAAAGTATTTGTGGTCTGGGTGGAGCGCTTTGATGATATTG agaACTTCCCGTTGTCTGATCTGTTGGCGGAAACCAGCACTGGCCTGGAAGCTAGCACAAGCAACAGCACCTCCTGCAG GTCGGGGTTACTAGAAAAGGACGTTCCCCTGATCTTCATCCACCCTCTGAAGACAGGACTGTTCAGAATCCGCCTGCATGGAGCCGTTGGCAAATTCGGCATGGTTATTCCCCTGGTGGACGGCATGGTGGTCAGCCGCAGAGCTCTAG GGTTCCTCGTGCGTCAAACGGTCATCAACGTGTGCCGGAGGAAACGCCTGGAAAGTGACTTGTACAACCCGCCTCATGTGAGGCGGAAGCAGAAAATAACAGAGATCGTCCAGCGATACCGCAACAAGCAGCTGGAGCCTGAGTTTTACACTTCGCTCTTCCACGAGGTGGGGGAGGGAAAGCCCCACCTctaa
- the LOC114438159 gene encoding ral GTPase-activating protein subunit beta-like isoform X1 — translation MYSDWRSLQLVVQSDQGHLSVLHTYPTSVGTEVANAVVKPLGTAVSPVATENILKTDKEVKWTMEVLCYGLTLPLEGDTVRLCVDVYTDWMMALVSPRDSMPQPVVKEPNMYVQTILKHLYNVFVPRPEQHGPNHIRLCQQVLTAVQKLARESVSMVRETWEVLLLFLLRINDTLLAPPTAGVGVAEKLADKLMAVLFEVWLLACARCFPTPPYWKTAREMLANWRHHPPVVEQWSRVACALTSRLLRFTHGPSFPPFKVPDEDASLIPLEMDNDCVAQTWYRFLHMLSNPVDLSNPAIVSTTPKFQEQFLNSSGIPHEVVLHPCLKQLPQIFFRAMRGVSCLVDAFLGVSVEKRDVRERVFTFCPVLLSHGISRPRADSAPPTPVNRMSMSPPPSIANTTPPHSRKQRHTVVTKTTSKSSTGSGNQPTKASQQQQQQQTSSSPTLLSSPNQSSWESRPLPAPARPKVNSILNLFGQWLFDAALVHCKLHSGLSRDPSMTAIATQVGLELRRKGSQMSTDSMVPNPLFDTNEFPESYEAGRAEACGTLCRIFCSKKTGEDILPVYLSRFYMVLIQGLQISDFICRPVLASIILNSSSLFCTDLKGINVVVPYFIAALETIVPDRELSKFKIYVNPTDLRRASINILLAMLPLPHHFGNIKSEVLLEGKFNEEDGWPHDQPVSFLSLRLRLVNVLIGALQTETDPTNTQLILGAMLNIVQDSALLESIGAQTETGSIDGSHVAGKSQSHSRTNSGVSFTSGGSTEATSPDSERPAQALLRDYALPDTAAGLLVRSIHLVTQRLNSQWRQDMSISLAALELLAGLAKVKVGVDSADRKRAVSSICGYIVYQCSRPAPLQSRDLHSMIVAAFQFLCVWLTEHPDMLDEKDCLVEVLEIVELGISGSKSRQDQEVRHKGEKEHNPASMRVKDAAEATLSCIMQVLGAFPSPSGPASTCSLLNEDTLIRYARLSATGASNFRYFVLDNSVILAMLEQPLGNEQNPSPSVTVLIRGTAGRHAWTMQLFHQPRGARANQRQVFVPEGRPKPQNNVGIKYNVKQRPFPEEVDKIPLVKADVSIPDLDDIVSKEELCMCWEDESRAPNSLTSNFPHLEVQHDKLRILMTKQIEYENALERHSEENFKSKPFPDPQTDCKPPPPSQEFQTARLFLSHFGFLSLEALKEPNNSRLPPHLIGLESSLPGFFDDISYLDLLPCRPFDTVFIFYVRAGQKSSHEILRNVESSASVQPHFLEFLLSLGWPVDVGRHPGWTGHLDTSWSLNSCSDSNDMLQGEEAATPEDTGGSVFNGEKKVLYYADALTEIAFVVPSLTENSEESSVHSDSTVEADTNTDLMPAMLKQPNLTLELFPNHSENLESAKKLSPLVKTKRSSTGKSFPQLGPETKVFVVWVERFDDIENFPLSDLLAETSTGLEASTSNSTSCRSGLLEKDVPLIFIHPLKTGLFRIRLHGAVGKFGMVIPLVDGMVVSRRALGFLVRQTVINVCRRKRLESDLYNPPHVRRKQKITEIVQRYRNKQLEPEFYTSLFHEVGEGKPHL, via the exons GTGAAATGGACCATGGAAGTGCTATGTTACGGACTGACCCTCCCCTTAGAGGGGGAcactgtcaggctgtgtgtggatgtgtacaCAGACTGGATGATGGCCCTGGTGTCACCCCGGGACTCAATGCCTCAGCCTGTTGTGAAGGAGCCCAATATGTATGTCCAAACCATTCTCAAGCACCTCTACAATGTCTTTGTGCCAAG GCCTGAACAGCATGGTCCAAACCACATCAGGCTTTGCCAGCAGGTTCTGACTGCAGTTCAGAAGCTGGCACGGGaatctgtttccatggtgagGGAAACCtgggaggtgctgctgctcttcctgctTCGCATCAATGATACATTACTTGCACCACCCACAGCTGGAG TAGGGGTAGCTGAGAAACTGGCAGACAAACTTATGGCAGTGCTGTTTGAGGTGTGGCTGCTTGCATGTGCCCGCTGCTTTCCGACACCACCATATTGGAAGACAGCAAGAGAGATGCTGGCCAACTGGAGACATCACCCTCCTGTTGTAGAGCAATGGAGCAGAGTGGCATGTGCTCTGACCTCCAG aCTTTTGCGGTTTACCCACGGACCATCCTTCCCACCTTTTAAAGTTCCAGATGAGGATGCCAGTTTGATTCCATTAGAGATGGACAATGACTGTGTGGCACAGACGTGGTATCGATTTCTCCACATGCTCAG CAACCCAGTGGACCTGAGCAACCCTGCTATAGTGAGCACCACTCCAAAGTTTCAGGAACAGTTCCTTAACTCAAGTGGCATCCCCCATGAGGTGGTGTTGCATCCATGCTTGAAACAGCTACCCCAGATCTTCTTCAGGGCTATGAGGGGTGTCAGTTGCTTAGTGGATGCCTTCTTGG GTGTCTCTGTTGAAAAGAGAGATGTACGGGAGAGGGTGTTCACTTTTTGTCCAGTGCTGCTCTCTCATG GTATATCCCGACCCAGGGCTGACAGTGCTCCACCCACCCCAGTCAATAGAATGAGCATGTCGCCTCCCCCCTCCATTGCCAACACCACGCCCCCTCACAGCCGCAAGCAGCGGCATACAGTGGTCACCAAAACTACAAGCAAGAGTTCAACT GGCAGTGGTAATCAACCAACCAAAGCAtcccagcagcaacagcagcagcagacttcGTCCTCCCCAACCCTGCTTTCCAGCCCCAACCAGAGCAGCTGGGAGTCTCGGCCCCTCCCTGCTCCAGCACGGCCAAAGGTCAACAGCATCCTTAACCTGTTCGGCCAGTGGCTTTTTGATGCCGCTCTGGTCCACTGTAAGCTCCACAGCGGCCTCAGCCGAGACCCCAGCATGACCG CGATAGCCACTCAGGTGGGTCTGGAACTGAGAAGGAAGGGTTCCCAAATGTCCACTGACTCCATGGTGCCCAATCCACTGTTTGATACCAATGAGTTCCCCGAGAGCTATGAAGCAGGACGAGCTGAAGCCTGTGGAACTCTGTGTCGTATCTTCTGTAGCAAGAAAACTGGAGAGGATATTCTGCCTGTTTACCTGTCCAG GTTCTACATGGTCTTGATTCAAGGTCTCCAGATTTCTGATTTCATCTGTAGACCAGTTCTGGCTTCTATCATTCTCAATTCGTCATCACTCTTCTGTACTGACCTGAAGGGCATCAATGTGGTGGTGCCATACTTCATAGCTGCACTGGAGACTATTGTGCCAGACAG GGAGCTGTCCAAATTCAAGATCTATGTAAATCCTACTGACCTGAGGAGAGCTTCCATCAACATCTTGCTTGCTATGCTGCCACTGCCGCATCATTTTGGCAACATAAAGTCAGAG GTTTTGTTGGAGGGGAAGTTCAATGAGGAAGATGGGTGGCCTCACGACCAGCCTGTGTCTTTCTTGTCACTGAGACTACGCCTTGTCAATGTCCTCATAGGagcgctgcagacagagactgaCCCAACCAACACACAGCTTATCTTAG gTGCAATGCTTAATATAGTTCAAGACTCTGCGTTGTTAGAGTCCATAGGTGCACAGACTGAAACG GGGAGTATAGACGGGAGCCATGTGGCAGGAAAGAGTCAAAGTCACAGCCGGACAAACAGTGGCGTCAGCTTCACCAGTGGAGGCAGCACAGAGGCCACCAGCCCAGACTCTGAGCGTCCTGCACAGGCACTGCTCCGGGACTACG CTCTTCCAGATACAGCGGCAGGCCTGCTAGTGCGCAGCATCCACTTGGTCACTCAGAGGCTCAACTCCCAGTGGAGGCAAGACATGAGCATCTCACTGGCTGCCCTCGAGCTGCTGGCTGGACTAGCCAAG GTAAAAGTGGGAGTAGACTCTGCAGACCGTAAGCGTGCTGTCAGCTCTATATGCGGCTACATTGTGTACCAGTGTAGCCGTCCAGCTCCTCTGCAGTCCAGAGACCTCCACTCCATGATTGTAGCTGCCTTccagttcctgtgtgtgtggctcacagAGCACCCTGACATGCTGGATGAGAAG GATTGTTTGGTTGAGGTTTTAGAGATTGTGGAGCTGGGAATCTCAGGCAGCAAGTCCAGGCAAGATCAGGAAGTCCGACACAAGGGAGAGAAGGAGCACAACCCTGCTTCAATGAGAGTAAAGGATGCTGCTGAAGCAACGTTGTCCTG TATCATGCAGGTGTTGGGGGCTTTCCCTTCTCCCAGTGGGCctgcctccacctgcagcttgCTGAATGAAGATACCCTAATCCGTTATGCCAGGCTCAGTGCTACAGGAGCAAGTAACTTCCGCTACTTTGTCCTGGACAACTCTGTTATCCTCGCAATGCTGGAGCAACCACTTGGCAACGAGCAGA ACCCCAGCCCATCAGTGACCGTTTTGATTCGAGGGACAGCTGGCAGACACGCTTGGACCATGCAGCTATTCCATCAACCAAGAGGAGCTCGGGCTAATCAGAGG CAGGTGTTTGTTCCAGAGGGCCGTCCAAAACCTCAAAATAATGTGGGGATCAAATACAACGTCAAGCAGAGGCCCTTCCCTGAAGAAGTGGATAAGATCCCTCTTGTCAAAGCTGATGTCAGCATCCCTGACCTGGACGACATTGTCAGTAAGGAG GAGTTATGTATGTGCTGGGAGGATGAGTCGAGAGCCCCAAATTCACTGACGAGTAATTTCCCCCAT CTGGAAGTTCAGCATGACAAGCTTCGCATACTAATGACCAAGCAGATAGAGTATGAGAATGCCTTGGAGCGCCACAGTGAGGAAAACTTCAAGTCCAAGCCTTTCCCAGACCCACAGACAGACTGCAAACCCCCTCCACCTTCACAGGAGTTCCAGACAGCTCGCCTCTTCCTCTCCCACTTTGGCTTTCTGTCTCTGGAGGCCCTTAAG GAACCCAACAACAGCCGTCTACCTCCTCATCTGATTGGGTTGGAGTCGTCCTTACCAGGGTTTTTTGATGACATCAGCTACCTGGACCTGCTTCCCTGCCGACCATTcgacactgtttttattttttatgtgagGGCTGGACAAAAGAGCAGCCATGAG ATTCTGAGGAATGTGGAGTCATCAGCCAGTGTCCAGCCTCACTTCTTGGAGTTTCTGTTGTCCTTGGGCTGGCCTGTGGATGTGGGACGCCATCCAGGGTGGACAGGACACTTAGACACCAGCTGGTCCCTGAATTCCTGCTCTGACAGCAACGACATGCTACAAGGAG AGGAAGCAGCCACTCCTGAGGACACAGGAGGTTCAGTGTTCAACGGGGAGAAGAAGGTTCTGTACTATGCTGATGCTCTGACAGAGATTGCATTTGTGGTTCCGTCTCTAACTGAAAATTCTG AGGAATCATCAGTGCACAGTGACTCCACAGTGGaggcagacacaaacacagacctcaTGCCAGCTATGCTGAAACAACCCAATCTCACACTGGAACTGTTCCCCAACCATTCTGAAAACCTGGAGTCTGCCAAAAAG CTTAGTCCTTTGGTGAAGACGAAAAGGTCATCAACTGGAAAGTCTTTCCCTCAGCTGGGGCCTGAAACAAAAGTATTTGTGGTCTGGGTGGAGCGCTTTGATGATATTG agaACTTCCCGTTGTCTGATCTGTTGGCGGAAACCAGCACTGGCCTGGAAGCTAGCACAAGCAACAGCACCTCCTGCAG GTCGGGGTTACTAGAAAAGGACGTTCCCCTGATCTTCATCCACCCTCTGAAGACAGGACTGTTCAGAATCCGCCTGCATGGAGCCGTTGGCAAATTCGGCATGGTTATTCCCCTGGTGGACGGCATGGTGGTCAGCCGCAGAGCTCTAG GGTTCCTCGTGCGTCAAACGGTCATCAACGTGTGCCGGAGGAAACGCCTGGAAAGTGACTTGTACAACCCGCCTCATGTGAGGCGGAAGCAGAAAATAACAGAGATCGTCCAGCGATACCGCAACAAGCAGCTGGAGCCTGAGTTTTACACTTCGCTCTTCCACGAGGTGGGGGAGGGAAAGCCCCACCTctaa